A genomic region of Streptomyces sp. R33 contains the following coding sequences:
- a CDS encoding ATP-binding protein, which yields MDATLDAAEASAPAALSDTPAGPPVHDAPPVEDPVPPGTSLPDAVSPSGRDLPPRPAEVAARPVVHHRPAVTELRLSAFGAHRGAVFPLGPVTFLTGPSGSGKSQVLAAYEALAGLGAGATLEEAFPDPRARIPDRALPDGEGRRGFRIGCTVDGPAGPVRLDLAVQAEPVLRIVGERLSVDGQILLSTALRDPGRRSVQASWLTGGAVGVTRAPLPDDRLGTALLPLRVAGATAGQRQVLAAAEQVVVALRSVFPCDPRPERMRAPVPPGAGRLLGDCANLADVLRRTRHECGTRHALLAAAARTGCSGPVEGLDVRAPAHGPVTALLDRGSAGPATELGRLGAGELRFLALALVLLTGPGVLAMDPAAELLSARQALTVLADGFDRGLDRRQSAELLRLALLCCGRGHVRLLAAVGEEAAAAARVTPGVTVVDLGP from the coding sequence ATGGACGCCACCTTGGACGCGGCGGAGGCCTCTGCGCCCGCCGCGTTATCCGACACCCCTGCCGGCCCGCCGGTTCACGATGCTCCACCGGTCGAGGACCCCGTGCCGCCCGGCACCTCGCTGCCCGACGCCGTCTCGCCGTCCGGTCGTGACCTGCCGCCCCGCCCCGCCGAGGTGGCCGCGCGGCCCGTCGTGCACCACCGGCCCGCCGTCACCGAGTTGCGGCTCTCCGCCTTCGGGGCGCACCGCGGGGCCGTCTTCCCGCTCGGGCCCGTGACCTTCCTGACCGGGCCCAGCGGCAGCGGCAAGTCCCAGGTCCTGGCCGCCTACGAGGCCCTGGCCGGGCTCGGAGCCGGCGCCACCCTCGAGGAGGCCTTTCCCGACCCGCGGGCCCGGATCCCCGACCGGGCCCTGCCCGACGGCGAGGGGCGGCGCGGCTTCCGCATCGGCTGCACCGTCGACGGCCCGGCCGGGCCCGTCCGCCTCGACCTCGCCGTCCAGGCCGAGCCCGTACTGCGGATCGTCGGCGAACGGCTCTCGGTGGACGGGCAGATCCTGCTCAGCACCGCCCTGCGCGACCCCGGCCGGCGCTCCGTACAGGCCTCCTGGCTGACGGGCGGGGCCGTCGGCGTCACCCGGGCCCCGCTGCCCGACGACCGGCTCGGCACCGCCCTGCTCCCGCTGCGCGTGGCCGGCGCCACGGCCGGCCAGCGGCAGGTCCTCGCCGCCGCCGAGCAGGTGGTGGTGGCCCTGCGCTCGGTGTTCCCCTGCGACCCGCGGCCCGAGCGGATGCGGGCCCCCGTCCCGCCGGGTGCGGGCAGGCTGCTCGGCGACTGCGCCAACCTGGCCGACGTCCTGCGCCGGACCCGCCACGAGTGCGGCACCCGCCATGCACTGCTGGCCGCGGCGGCGCGGACCGGCTGTTCGGGCCCGGTGGAGGGCCTGGACGTACGGGCTCCCGCGCACGGCCCGGTCACGGCGCTGCTGGACCGCGGCTCCGCCGGGCCCGCCACCGAACTGGGCCGGCTCGGCGCGGGCGAGCTCCGCTTCCTCGCGCTGGCGCTGGTCCTGCTGACCGGCCCGGGAGTGCTGGCCATGGACCCGGCCGCCGAACTGCTCTCCGCCCGGCAGGCCCTGACCGTCCTCGCCGACGGCTTCGACCGCGGCCTGGACCGGCGGCAGAGCGCCGAGCTGCTGCGGCTGGCCCTGCTGTGCTGCGGCCGCGGTCATGTCCGCCTGCTCGCCGCCGTGGGGGAGGAGGCGGCCGCGGCGGCCCGTGTGACCCCGGGGGTCACGGTGGTAGACCTGGGGCCATGA
- a CDS encoding cell division protein SepF — MSRYDVTDEQWEGLAQVVPLRSRNEWPSRVDHRTIPTAPGAAAAEQRRFVVIRVQIFADAREVAEYLIAQIPVLLDLTGADSEVAKRILDFSSGVVFGLGSGMHRVDRNVFLLAPVGTEVEGIAAAAVPRS; from the coding sequence GTGAGCAGGTACGACGTCACGGACGAACAGTGGGAGGGGCTCGCGCAGGTGGTCCCCCTGCGCAGTCGCAACGAGTGGCCCTCCCGGGTGGACCACCGCACGATCCCCACGGCGCCGGGAGCTGCCGCGGCGGAGCAGCGGCGCTTCGTCGTGATCCGGGTCCAGATCTTCGCCGACGCCCGGGAGGTGGCCGAGTACCTGATCGCGCAGATCCCGGTGCTGCTCGACCTCACCGGCGCGGACAGCGAAGTGGCCAAGCGGATCCTCGACTTCAGCAGCGGCGTGGTCTTCGGACTGGGCAGCGGGATGCACCGGGTCGACCGGAACGTCTTCCTGCTGGCGCCCGTCGGGACCGAGGTCGAGGGGATCGCGGCCGCCGCCGTCCCCCGATCGTAG
- a CDS encoding DUF2470 domain-containing protein: MRMSGAAPATPAAGRPTDAERVRSILVAAHSMTVVIDGLRSEVRHLDGSDPMGRLHLHPAEPGGDGEHRPSIRLEFTDIAPTPVRDRVRARVTVLGRLLSPYTDAGAGSTCMEFGRAVLETAEGHAYVGLEELDAARPDPLAPFEGGMLTHLLDDHAELVTLLLRLVRPLPAGAVSRVLPLAMDRYGITLRLEQRRGHHDVRLPFPSPLDDVEQSGVQIQALFSAARRSSHRNILPA; this comes from the coding sequence ATGCGCATGTCCGGTGCTGCCCCCGCCACCCCGGCCGCCGGCCGGCCCACCGACGCCGAGCGGGTCCGCTCGATCCTGGTCGCCGCCCACTCCATGACCGTCGTCATCGACGGGCTGCGCAGCGAGGTCCGCCACCTCGACGGGTCCGACCCGATGGGCCGGCTGCACCTGCACCCCGCCGAGCCCGGCGGCGACGGCGAGCACCGGCCGTCGATCCGGCTGGAGTTCACCGACATCGCCCCCACCCCCGTACGGGACCGGGTGCGCGCCCGCGTCACGGTCCTCGGCCGGCTGCTCTCGCCCTACACGGACGCAGGCGCCGGCTCCACCTGCATGGAATTCGGCCGCGCCGTCCTCGAGACCGCGGAGGGCCATGCGTACGTCGGCCTCGAAGAGCTCGACGCGGCCCGCCCCGACCCCCTCGCGCCGTTCGAGGGCGGGATGCTCACGCACCTCCTCGACGACCACGCCGAACTCGTCACCCTCCTGCTGCGACTGGTCCGGCCGCTGCCCGCCGGCGCGGTCTCGCGCGTACTGCCGCTCGCCATGGACCGGTACGGGATCACCCTGCGCCTGGAGCAGCGGCGCGGACACCACGACGTGCGGCTGCCGTTCCCCTCGCCGCTCGACGACGTCGAGCAGTCAGGGGTGCAGATCCAGGCCCTGTTCAGCGCGGCCCGGCGCAGCTCGCACCGCAACATCCTGCCCGCGTGA
- a CDS encoding NADP-dependent oxidoreductase: protein MKAITYSAYGTSENLTLVDVPQPKVGPGEVLVRVKAAGVNPVDWKLAAGYLDPILEVRHPVIPGWDVAGVVEAVGPDTFDHAVGDEVYGYVRKEWVELGTYAELVSAPVRTLARKPRGLTFEQAAGIPLAGLTAYQSLVRVGLEAGETVVVHSAAGGTGSLGVQIAVALGLRVIGTAGAHNHDYLRSLGAEPVLYGEGMADRIRALAPEGIDAGLDFFGDGAVEILQSLVKERSRVVSIADYEAAAKGAHQLWVRPDTADLTFLGELADAGKLTVNVEHALPLAEAAKAWELSAAGRTRGKIVLTV, encoded by the coding sequence ATGAAGGCAATCACGTACAGCGCATACGGAACTTCCGAGAACCTCACGCTCGTTGACGTACCGCAGCCCAAGGTCGGCCCGGGCGAGGTGCTGGTCCGGGTCAAGGCCGCCGGCGTAAACCCGGTGGACTGGAAGCTCGCCGCCGGATATCTCGACCCGATCCTCGAGGTCCGCCACCCGGTCATACCCGGCTGGGACGTGGCCGGAGTCGTCGAGGCGGTCGGCCCCGACACCTTCGACCACGCCGTCGGCGACGAGGTCTACGGGTACGTCCGCAAGGAGTGGGTCGAGCTCGGCACCTACGCCGAACTGGTCTCGGCCCCTGTCCGGACGCTGGCCCGCAAGCCGCGCGGGCTGACCTTCGAGCAGGCCGCGGGCATCCCGCTGGCCGGCCTCACCGCGTACCAGTCCCTCGTCCGCGTGGGCCTGGAGGCCGGCGAGACCGTCGTCGTCCACTCCGCGGCCGGCGGCACCGGCTCGCTCGGCGTGCAGATCGCCGTCGCGCTCGGCCTGCGCGTCATCGGCACGGCCGGCGCGCACAACCACGACTACCTGCGCTCACTCGGCGCCGAGCCCGTCCTCTACGGGGAGGGCATGGCGGACCGGATCCGTGCGCTGGCCCCCGAAGGCATCGATGCGGGGCTGGACTTCTTCGGGGACGGCGCCGTCGAGATCCTCCAGTCGCTCGTCAAGGAGCGCAGCCGGGTGGTCTCCATCGCCGACTACGAGGCCGCGGCCAAGGGTGCGCACCAGCTGTGGGTGCGCCCGGACACCGCCGACCTGACGTTCCTCGGGGAACTGGCCGATGCGGGGAAGCTCACGGTCAACGTGGAGCACGCGCTGCCGCTCGCCGAGGCGGCGAAGGCCTGGGAACTCAGCGCGGCGGGCCGCACGCGCGGCAAGATCGTCCTGACGGTCTGA
- a CDS encoding ferredoxin family protein: protein MIELVSAQRCIACDKCVEVCPTDVFERGPEGIPLLARQEDCQTCFLCEANCPVDALFVAPLTRPMPEETAVRDEAGLVRRGLLGSYRREIGWGEGRTPGALRAIGPPLGPTAPPITS, encoded by the coding sequence GTGATCGAACTGGTCTCGGCGCAGCGCTGCATCGCCTGCGACAAGTGCGTGGAGGTCTGTCCCACCGATGTGTTCGAACGGGGCCCCGAGGGGATTCCGCTGCTCGCGCGCCAGGAGGACTGCCAGACCTGCTTCCTGTGCGAAGCCAACTGCCCGGTGGACGCGCTGTTCGTGGCGCCGCTGACCCGGCCCATGCCGGAGGAGACGGCCGTACGGGACGAGGCGGGGCTGGTGCGCAGGGGGCTGCTCGGCAGCTACCGGCGCGAGATCGGCTGGGGGGAGGGGCGCACGCCCGGGGCGCTGCGGGCGATCGGCCCGCCGCTGGGCCCGACGGCGCCGCCGATCACCTCCTGA
- a CDS encoding FAD-binding protein, protein MTVTDLATDVLVVGGGPAAAWAALGAARAGVRVVLADKGYCGTSGATAAGGTGVWYVPPEPAAREAAMASREGLGGYLADRRWMARVLDETYARMNELATDGRYPFPTGPDGRPLRGGLQGPEYMRRMRIRIRRAGVRILDHSPVTELLTDADGAVAGAAGYRRQAREHYRVRAGAVVLATGGCAFLSGALGTNTNTGDGTLFAAEAGAELSGMEFSNAYGIAPEGTSVTKTAFYSFATFYQEDGSVLEGAASQGGRSVIARTLLDGAKVYARLDRADDAARTAMRRAQPNFFLTFDRLGIDPFTDRFAVTLLAEGTVRGTGGIRITGDDCATGVPGLYAAGDAATREEICGGFTGGGSHNAAWAISSGSWAGAGAAAHARSLGSGRAACRPVTGAGGAGLRPTGRPAAAAGHRAAVELVQQEVLPYDKNYLRRGDRLAASLRALDAGWAELRAGLHGEGADLVKARQAAAMTAHARWMYAAALARPETRGMARRLDHPDQDPRLHHRILVGGLDRVWTRPAPKAGVRA, encoded by the coding sequence GTGACCGTGACGGACCTCGCCACCGACGTCCTCGTCGTCGGCGGCGGACCGGCCGCCGCCTGGGCCGCCCTCGGGGCGGCCCGGGCCGGGGTCCGTGTCGTCCTCGCCGACAAGGGCTACTGCGGTACGAGCGGTGCGACGGCCGCCGGCGGCACCGGTGTCTGGTACGTACCCCCCGAACCCGCCGCCCGCGAGGCCGCCATGGCGAGCCGCGAAGGCCTCGGCGGGTACCTCGCCGACCGGCGCTGGATGGCCCGGGTCCTCGACGAGACGTACGCGCGGATGAACGAGCTGGCCACCGACGGCCGGTACCCGTTCCCCACCGGCCCCGACGGGCGGCCGCTCCGGGGCGGCCTCCAGGGCCCCGAGTACATGCGGCGGATGCGCATCCGGATCCGCCGCGCCGGAGTCCGCATCCTCGACCACAGCCCGGTCACCGAGCTCCTCACCGACGCGGACGGCGCGGTCGCGGGGGCCGCCGGCTACCGCCGCCAGGCCCGCGAGCACTACCGCGTCCGGGCCGGGGCGGTCGTGCTCGCCACCGGCGGCTGCGCCTTCCTCAGCGGGGCGCTCGGCACCAACACCAACACCGGCGACGGCACCCTCTTCGCCGCCGAGGCGGGCGCGGAGCTCTCCGGCATGGAGTTCTCCAACGCCTACGGCATCGCCCCCGAGGGCACCTCGGTCACGAAGACCGCGTTCTACTCCTTCGCCACCTTCTACCAGGAGGACGGCAGTGTGCTGGAGGGCGCAGCCAGCCAGGGCGGCCGCTCGGTCATCGCCCGCACGCTCCTCGACGGCGCCAAGGTGTACGCGCGCCTCGACCGCGCCGACGACGCGGCGCGGACCGCGATGCGCCGCGCGCAGCCCAACTTCTTCCTCACCTTCGACCGGCTCGGCATCGACCCGTTCACCGACCGCTTCGCGGTGACGCTGCTGGCCGAGGGCACCGTGCGCGGCACCGGCGGCATCCGGATCACCGGCGACGACTGCGCCACCGGCGTGCCCGGCCTGTACGCCGCAGGGGACGCCGCCACCCGCGAGGAGATCTGCGGGGGTTTCACCGGAGGCGGCAGCCACAACGCGGCCTGGGCGATCTCCTCGGGCAGCTGGGCGGGAGCCGGCGCCGCCGCCCACGCCCGCTCCCTCGGCTCGGGCCGAGCGGCCTGTCGGCCCGTCACCGGAGCGGGCGGAGCGGGGCTGCGCCCGACGGGACGTCCGGCCGCGGCCGCCGGCCACCGGGCGGCCGTGGAACTCGTACAGCAGGAGGTCCTCCCGTACGACAAGAACTACCTGCGCCGCGGTGACCGGCTGGCCGCGTCGCTGCGGGCGCTCGACGCGGGCTGGGCCGAGCTGCGGGCGGGGCTGCACGGAGAGGGCGCGGACCTGGTCAAGGCCCGGCAGGCGGCGGCGATGACGGCGCACGCGCGATGGATGTACGCGGCCGCGCTGGCCCGCCCGGAGACCCGCGGGATGGCCAGGCGCCTCGACCATCCGGACCAGGACCCCCGGCTGCACCACCGGATCCTGGTGGGCGGCCTGGACCGGGTGTGGACCAGGCCGGCCCCGAAGGCCGGGGTGAGGGCGTGA